In the Silvanigrella aquatica genome, ACAACGAGGTGGAAGTTCCGTAGAACAATCAACACCACCTTCGACACCACTCAGTTTTTTTGCAGGATATTTTGATACCGGTATGTTACCTGAAAATCGCATTACCTTAGATATTCCTTTACTAGGTCTTGACTATGGAGTGACAGATAATTTTACCATTGGCACAAATGCAGCAAGTTCCTTATTGACTTCTGTCACATTCCAACCCTATCTCTTTTTAAAAGCAAGATATCGATTTTTTTCTAATAAGAAAATAAGCTCTGTTATTACAGGATATGGTGGTTACTTTAATCTTTCTTCGCACAATAACAATCCATAAATATCGGTTTGGCTTTTGAATTTGACAACCAACACTTCTTATTTTTTTAATGATAAAAATATCTTAACATTTCATACCACCGCATTAAAATTTAATTGGCAAACAGGAGATCCCACTGATATCAAATATTATAAAATTGCACTTGATACCTTTGCTTTAGGTTTAGGATACCAAATTTTTTTCACGGATGATTTTGGAATTGAGGCACAAGGTCTATATTCACCTTATTTCAATCTCATCTTTGATAATCCCACTCAACAGATTTCATTAAATTTGAATTCAACTGAAAATTCAATTCCTTATTTCTTTAGAATTCTTGTAAATTATAAAACTGGAAATGAATCTAATTTAAGCGCGGGAATTTGGAATTTTAATGACATTGTTTCTGGCCCATGGCTGGGATGGCAAGTGTTATTTTAAATATAAAAGTTTTTAATTTGAAGGAGAATACGATTTTGTATATTAAGAAAGATTTTTTTAAAATAACGTTTTTTATTTTCGTATTTATTTTGCTTGAAGGATGTTCAAAAAAAGTAACAGCCCCAGGTCCCCCATATTCAGCACATGTTATACAAATGAATAGTATGCAGCCATCACAAAATTACTCAGATGCTCCGACATATAATTTCCAAACTGGAACTTTCACATGGTTACAAAATTTGGACCAACTGGATGGAAATTATTTTAAATTTATTTTTGGTGGTGTGTTAACCGCAAATTATGTTTCTGGCTCTCTTGTATCTGCAAAAAGTTTTTCACAATCAAAAAGTTTAAATTTAAGATATAAAGTAATAAATGGAGTCGTGGTTCCCAAAGATTATTCCACTATGGCAATGCTTTTCTCATATTACCAGCTTGATACCATAGCAAATAATATTCAAACAATGACAGGATATAGCATGGATACAATCAAACAGAAATATGGTAAAATTAACATTTTTTTTGAACCTAAAATTGAACTTGTTAACGATGGTAGCACCATTGAAGCTTCCACTAAATTAAATGCCGCTTATGCTCCTGGTGCCCATCAATTTATTATGTATCAACGCTCTACCCTTGAAAATGTTCCTTTAGCAGCTAATTTACAAGTTGTTGCCCATGAATTTGGCCATTCCATTTGGGAACTGGCATTTGATGGAGGGCAAGCTCCAGACTGCGACCGCCTTAATCTTGAATACGCCATCCGGGGGCTCAATGAAGGCTTTGCCGACATGCACAGCTATACTTTAACAGGCAGCACCAATGTCTTACAAAACAGCATCAATATTGAAAACATCCCTAGCCAAAGAAACTTTTCAGCAATTACATTTAAATACGACGACATTTCCGGTGGAAAAGCCGATGCCGATTCCAACAGTGGCAACCCTTGCACCCAAAGCTTTTATTGTATTGGGACGTTATTTGCTAATGCCTTATTTAATGCTCAAGCCAACAACACGAGCCCTACTTATGTTCAAAACTCTTTAACGGGAACCACAGGACGGGGTGCATTCATGACAATGATCACCACGGCTTTGCAAGCAACCAAAGCAGGAATGTTAAATTCAGGCAATTTGCCCGACCCTTCTACCATTAAATTTACGGATTTTTGTAGACCCAGCCCAGGGGATAGCAACAACTCAACCTATAACGGCAGAATATTAGGAACTTTTTTTAATTCTTTTCTGAAACAAATTCCATTAGGAGCCACTCGAACACAAATTTGTAAACAACTAGAGGATAACTTTGGTACTACAGGTTTCCAACTGACTTAAGAGTAGCGGGTTGCCCATGAAAAAAATCAAACTCATTTTCCTCATTTTCTTTTGTTTTATCCTGCAAAATCATAAATCTGCTTTTTCAGATGATAAACATTTTCATGTTGCTGTGGGAGGCGGAATGGCCTTCTATAGTGTGCAATCTTATGGTGAATCCACATTTACACAAATGGCACCAGAAATTGTCGCCTACGGATACTACAATTTATTTCAGAGTTTTTGGTTAAGACCAGGAATACGTATGAATTACTCTTGGTTACAGCCCGACATGCCCCAAGCCATTCGGATAGAAGAGAGAGATTTCAGATACTTAGCTGAAGTGGGTGTTGTGTTTGACTGGATTGTAGTGCCCAGTCTCAGCTACGGTTTTGGATACGATTACCGCACCACAAATTTTAAAGTGAATGCGCCCATTGTCTCGTATGTTGATGATATTTCAGGCTCAGAATTCATCCCCTTTTCCCAATTTCAATTAGGCCTAGGATTTCCGATATTTAAAGGTCTGATTTTAATTGAACCCTATGGCCGATACACAATAGTCCAAAATGACTCAAGATATGGCTGGGGCTACGGCTTCGAAGTCACTTTTCAGGTCTATTAAGTAATTATTTACACTGAATTTTTCCTGGGCAACATTTTTCTCTTGCAAGTAGACACGTTCCATGAAACACTGAAAGTTGAGAATACTCCGTGAGTTTTGAAAGTTTCAATGTCACCGATGTCTCAAAGTTTTACTGTTCGATACAACGCGTGGCATGGGGCTTTTGTGTTTGATCGGCACGTGTACAATTCAACTGGAGATCCTGTGGGTACCAAGTTATACGTAGGCAATTTGCCTTTTTCAGCAACAGAGAATGATATCGCAAGCCTTTTTGAAAAAGCTGGCAAAGTAGCTTCTGTTCGCGCTGTAATGGATCGCGAAACTGGCCGTTTTAAAGGTTTTTGTTTTGTCGAAATGGAGTCAAAAGAAGATGCTGATAAAGCAATCGAAATGTTTAATGGAAGTGAGCTAAACAATCGTCCTATGGTTGTTAACCCTGCACGCCCTCCAGAGCCACGCAACAATCGTGGTGGATTTAACGGCGGCGGAAACCGTGGTGGCGATCGTCGTCCTCCTCGCTATTAATAATCAGCACAAAAGCCAAGTTTTTAGAGAAATCTGAGAATGAAAAAAGCCTTGTTACAAAATAACAAGGCTTTTTTTTAT is a window encoding:
- a CDS encoding RNA recognition motif domain-containing protein; its protein translation is MFDRHVYNSTGDPVGTKLYVGNLPFSATENDIASLFEKAGKVASVRAVMDRETGRFKGFCFVEMESKEDADKAIEMFNGSELNNRPMVVNPARPPEPRNNRGGFNGGGNRGGDRRPPRY